From Bordetella flabilis, the proteins below share one genomic window:
- the otsA gene encoding alpha,alpha-trehalose-phosphate synthase (UDP-forming), whose amino-acid sequence MSRLIVVSNRVAPIAEGKPTAGGLAVGVFDALKQTGGVWFGWSGDIVDGSISPEEIHSETRDNITYATVALSRTDYDQYYRGFSNGTLWPIFHYRPDLSRYDRREYAGYCRVNHWLVARLKPLLRPDDRLWIHDYHLLPFARACREAGIENRIGFFLHIPFPADSVMATVPPHRELMEAMCAYDLVGFQTDADRRAFMDYVCRRLGAARRGDRQVELAGHRIGVGVYPIGIYPDEIQQLSLKHSRSRQITNLKQGLQQRRLMVSVDRLDYSKGLVERFTAFERLLEMTPAHRGQVTFVQIAPPSRSDVEQYRQIRRQLESAAGRINGRWSDLSWTPLRYINKSYDRSMLMSLFRASQVGYVTPLRDGMNLVAKEYVAAQPPHDPGVLVLSEFAGAAEELGDGALLVNPYDPDGMAETLDRALTMPLPERLARYRVMLARLNDNNLSRWRDRFLNDLQGDAMAPEVRPDVAA is encoded by the coding sequence ATGAGCAGACTCATCGTTGTGTCGAACCGCGTCGCCCCGATTGCGGAAGGCAAGCCCACCGCAGGCGGACTGGCCGTAGGCGTATTCGACGCGCTGAAGCAAACGGGTGGCGTCTGGTTCGGATGGAGCGGCGACATCGTCGATGGTTCCATCTCGCCGGAAGAAATCCACAGCGAAACGCGCGACAACATCACCTATGCCACGGTCGCCCTGTCCCGCACCGACTACGACCAGTATTACCGCGGTTTTTCCAACGGCACGCTATGGCCGATCTTTCATTACCGGCCAGACCTGAGCCGCTACGACCGGCGCGAGTATGCCGGCTACTGCCGCGTCAACCACTGGCTGGTCGCGCGCCTCAAGCCGCTGCTGCGCCCGGATGACCGCCTGTGGATACACGATTACCACCTGCTGCCTTTCGCGCGCGCCTGCCGCGAGGCGGGCATCGAAAATCGCATCGGCTTCTTCCTGCACATTCCTTTTCCCGCCGACTCCGTGATGGCGACCGTGCCGCCGCATCGGGAATTGATGGAAGCCATGTGCGCCTATGACCTGGTGGGTTTCCAGACCGATGCGGACCGCCGCGCCTTCATGGACTATGTGTGCCGCCGCCTGGGCGCCGCGCGGCGGGGGGACCGGCAAGTGGAACTGGCGGGGCATCGTATCGGCGTCGGGGTGTACCCCATCGGCATCTATCCCGATGAAATCCAGCAACTGTCGCTCAAGCACAGCCGCTCGCGCCAGATCACCAACCTCAAGCAGGGCTTGCAGCAACGGCGCCTGATGGTCAGTGTGGACCGCCTGGACTACAGCAAGGGCCTGGTCGAGCGCTTCACTGCCTTCGAGCGCCTGCTGGAAATGACGCCCGCGCACCGCGGGCAGGTGACGTTCGTGCAGATCGCGCCGCCTTCGCGTTCCGATGTGGAGCAGTACCGGCAGATCCGCCGCCAGCTGGAAAGCGCGGCGGGCCGCATCAATGGCCGCTGGTCCGACCTGTCCTGGACGCCGCTGCGCTACATCAACAAGTCGTACGACCGCTCCATGCTGATGTCCCTGTTCCGCGCCTCGCAGGTGGGGTATGTGACGCCGCTGCGCGATGGCATGAACCTGGTCGCCAAGGAATATGTCGCGGCACAACCGCCCCACGATCCCGGCGTGCTGGTGCTGTCGGAATTCGCCGGGGCGGCCGAAGAACTCGGGGACGGCGCGTTGCTGGTCAATCCCTACGACCCGGACGGCATGGCCGAAACGCTGGACCGGGCGCTGACCATGCCCCTGCCGGAACGGCTGGCCCGCTATCGCGTCATGTTGGCGCGCTTGAACGACAACAACCTGTCGCGCTGGCGCGATCGTTTCCTGAACGATCTGCAAGGCGACGCGATGGCCCCTGAAGTGCGCCCTGACGTGGCGGCCTGA
- a CDS encoding amylo-alpha-1,6-glucosidase, producing the protein MTAALDAGGARDVPVAWNEWLEADGQGGFASGTASGLRTRRYNALLLCATQPPAGRVVLVNGVEAWIETAGRRQALTRQCYAPDLIVPADAARCVSFDLHPWPTWRLALDDGRVVRMACVVAKDTAETVLRWELEPGPGAAAVQAGLTLRVRPLLSGRDYHALHRENNVFDFNAQVDGQQVRWRPYGGLPAIVARTNGRYTQEPDWYRNFCYVRERERGLDDIEDLATPGVFAFDLAAAPAVMVLHAEDGRRASAALDKGGQAGPDTAPAEDALLLATRRMAAEAARRAAFASRLHRSADAYVVSRDKGLTLLAGFPWFTDWGRDTFIALRGLLLATGRLKEARDILLAWVPYLSEGMLPNRFPDDGGAPAYNAVDSALWFIVSAHEYLATGHAGPEDSARLQDACDAILAGYAAGTRHGIRADADGLLSAGCPGLQLTWMDAKVGDWVVTPRIGKPVEVQALWINALRIGQAWNSGWRALEQRATAAFLQRFPKPDGSGLYDVVDADHEPGRADGSIRPNQIFAVGGLPHAVLAGPLARAVLAQVERELWTPLGLRTLAPGDPGYIGHYRGGPLERDAAYHQGTAWPWLLGSFLQAWLRVRRKEGNLDATALARARERFLAPLLRHLDQAGLDHVSEVVDGDAPHRCGGTPFQAWSVGECLRMQAMLDELEGAAAGAE; encoded by the coding sequence ATGACGGCCGCCCTGGATGCCGGCGGGGCCCGCGACGTCCCGGTCGCCTGGAACGAGTGGCTGGAGGCCGATGGCCAGGGCGGTTTCGCCTCCGGCACGGCCAGTGGACTGCGGACCCGCCGCTATAACGCCTTGCTGCTTTGTGCCACCCAACCCCCCGCCGGACGAGTGGTGCTGGTGAACGGGGTCGAGGCCTGGATCGAGACAGCGGGACGGCGGCAGGCCCTGACCCGCCAGTGCTACGCGCCCGACCTCATCGTTCCCGCCGACGCGGCGCGTTGCGTGTCTTTCGATCTCCACCCCTGGCCGACGTGGCGGCTGGCGCTGGACGACGGCCGGGTCGTGCGCATGGCATGTGTCGTCGCCAAGGATACCGCCGAAACGGTGCTGCGCTGGGAGCTGGAGCCGGGTCCAGGGGCGGCCGCCGTGCAGGCAGGCCTGACGCTGCGGGTGCGCCCGCTGTTGTCGGGACGGGACTATCACGCCTTGCATCGCGAAAACAATGTCTTCGATTTCAACGCGCAGGTAGACGGACAGCAGGTCCGCTGGCGCCCTTATGGGGGGCTGCCGGCAATCGTGGCACGCACCAATGGACGCTATACCCAGGAACCGGACTGGTATCGCAACTTCTGCTATGTGCGCGAACGCGAGCGCGGGCTCGACGATATCGAGGACCTGGCGACGCCGGGCGTGTTCGCCTTCGACCTTGCTGCCGCGCCCGCCGTCATGGTGCTCCACGCGGAGGACGGGAGGCGTGCGTCCGCCGCGCTCGACAAGGGCGGGCAGGCCGGCCCCGATACCGCACCGGCTGAAGACGCGCTGTTGTTGGCGACCCGCCGCATGGCGGCGGAAGCGGCTCGGCGTGCGGCCTTTGCCAGTCGGCTCCATCGGTCGGCAGACGCTTATGTCGTCTCGCGCGATAAAGGGCTGACCTTGCTGGCCGGCTTCCCCTGGTTCACGGACTGGGGCCGCGATACCTTCATCGCGCTGCGCGGCCTGTTGCTGGCGACGGGCCGGCTGAAGGAAGCGCGCGATATCCTGCTGGCGTGGGTGCCATATCTGTCCGAGGGCATGCTGCCGAACCGCTTTCCGGACGACGGCGGCGCGCCGGCGTACAACGCCGTGGATTCCGCGCTGTGGTTCATCGTATCGGCGCACGAGTACCTGGCCACCGGGCATGCCGGCCCGGAGGACAGCGCGCGCCTGCAGGACGCCTGCGATGCCATTCTGGCGGGCTATGCCGCGGGCACGCGCCATGGCATACGGGCCGATGCCGACGGCCTGCTGAGCGCGGGATGCCCGGGCCTGCAGTTGACCTGGATGGATGCCAAGGTGGGCGATTGGGTGGTGACCCCGCGCATCGGCAAGCCGGTGGAGGTGCAGGCGCTGTGGATCAACGCCTTGCGTATCGGCCAGGCATGGAACAGCGGCTGGCGAGCGTTGGAGCAGCGCGCCACCGCGGCCTTCCTCCAGCGCTTTCCCAAGCCCGACGGCAGCGGCCTCTACGACGTGGTCGACGCGGACCATGAGCCCGGCCGCGCTGACGGCAGCATCCGGCCCAACCAGATCTTCGCCGTGGGGGGGCTGCCGCACGCCGTGCTGGCCGGCCCCTTGGCGCGCGCCGTCCTGGCGCAGGTCGAGCGAGAGCTCTGGACGCCCCTGGGCTTGCGCACGCTGGCGCCGGGCGATCCCGGGTATATCGGGCACTACCGCGGCGGACCTCTCGAACGGGATGCGGCATATCACCAGGGCACCGCCTGGCCGTGGCTGCTGGGCTCCTTCCTGCAGGCGTGGTTGCGCGTGCGGCGCAAGGAGGGCAACCTGGATGCCACCGCGTTGGCTCGGGCGCGCGAGCGCTTTCTGGCGCCGCTGCTGCGGCATCTGGACCAGGCCGGCCTGGACCACGTTTCAGAGGTGGTCGACGGCGATGCGCCGCACCGTTGCGGCGGTACGCCGTTCCAGGCCTGGTCGGTGGGTGAATGCCTGCGTATGCAGGCCATGCTCGATGAACTTGAGGGCGCCGCCGCCGGAGCGGAGTAA
- a CDS encoding LON peptidase substrate-binding domain-containing protein yields the protein MATIPLFPLGNALFPDGVMHLRVFEIRYLDMIAKCVAEGSSFGIVPLLAGREVRTPEGKETLAGAGTLAGIVESVSPMPGLLQVVCAGTSRFRLLSASQGKFGLWTGEIELLDDDPVHEIPPPLQRSANALGAVIADLQRRATPPALMPLAPPFRLDESGWVANRWGEILPIAMQVKQELLLVVDPTERLARVQVLLQERDLLP from the coding sequence ATGGCGACGATTCCATTGTTCCCCCTTGGCAACGCCCTATTCCCGGATGGCGTCATGCATTTGCGCGTGTTCGAGATCCGTTATCTGGACATGATCGCCAAATGCGTCGCCGAAGGATCGTCTTTCGGAATCGTGCCCTTGCTGGCCGGCCGCGAGGTCCGCACACCGGAAGGCAAGGAAACGCTGGCTGGCGCGGGCACGTTGGCGGGCATCGTGGAATCTGTGAGCCCGATGCCGGGCCTGCTGCAGGTTGTGTGTGCCGGCACCAGCCGCTTCCGCCTGTTGTCCGCCAGCCAGGGCAAGTTCGGCTTGTGGACGGGCGAGATCGAGCTTCTGGACGATGACCCCGTGCACGAGATCCCTCCGCCATTGCAGCGCAGCGCCAACGCACTGGGCGCCGTGATCGCGGACCTGCAACGCCGCGCCACGCCGCCTGCCCTCATGCCCCTGGCGCCGCCGTTCCGGCTGGATGAGTCCGGCTGGGTGGCCAACCGCTGGGGCGAGATCCTGCCGATCGCCATGCAGGTCAAGCAGGAACTGCTGCTGGTGGTCGACCCTACCGAGCGCCTGGCGCGCGTCCAGGTCCTGCTGCAGGAACGGGACTTACTGCCGTGA
- a CDS encoding glycine betaine ABC transporter substrate-binding protein gives MESSPCGMMAQLPFPVIHAALIRPPTRMIPPVLPFVAPLPACAPTAVRLLARFLLAVVAALWLWPVGAAAADAGTSPTLPSAASPDGAGAPVPRIGSKRFTESYILAQLLAQQTLRQTGRAPIVLQGLGNTAIVYQALRAGSIDLYPEYVGTIALEILKSPNPMSLEQMRAPLAALGLGVDIPFGFNDGYALAMRASDADRLGIRTLSDLSRHPELRLGLSSEFIGRADGWGGLARRYGLPQKPTGLDHGLAYDAIQKHQVDVIDIYTTDAKIDVLGLRTLVDDQGYFPRYDAVVLYRLDVPARFPAAWAAMRTLAGTIDERAMIAMNARAELDGVPFDVIARDRLAAPDATPGAGDTESYGFWRKLTGPDLGRLAWQHLMLVSVAVGIAVVVAVPAGVFVYSRRRLRAIVLGMTGLLQTVPSLAMLAVLISLTGRIGAVPALAALTLYALLPVMRNTCAGLDEVSPGMRMAATALGMTAAQRMTLVELPLARATIVAGVRTASAIAIGTATIAAFIGAGGFGERIVTGLALNDRQMLLAGALPAAAMALISELLFELLEWRLRRSSGKAGPAHA, from the coding sequence ATGGAATCGTCGCCATGCGGCATGATGGCACAATTGCCGTTTCCCGTTATCCATGCCGCGCTCATACGCCCGCCTACCCGGATGATCCCGCCCGTCCTGCCGTTTGTGGCGCCCCTGCCGGCGTGCGCGCCCACCGCTGTCCGCCTGCTCGCGCGGTTCCTGCTCGCCGTGGTGGCCGCCTTATGGCTATGGCCTGTTGGCGCCGCCGCCGCGGACGCCGGCACATCGCCCACCCTTCCATCCGCGGCCTCCCCGGATGGCGCCGGCGCCCCGGTGCCGCGCATCGGCTCCAAGCGTTTCACCGAGTCGTACATCCTGGCGCAGCTCCTGGCGCAGCAGACCCTCCGCCAGACCGGGCGCGCACCCATCGTCCTGCAAGGGCTCGGCAATACCGCCATCGTCTACCAGGCGCTGCGTGCGGGCAGCATCGACCTGTACCCGGAATACGTGGGGACCATCGCGCTGGAAATACTCAAGAGTCCCAACCCGATGTCGCTGGAGCAGATGCGCGCGCCCTTGGCGGCGCTGGGGCTGGGGGTGGATATTCCCTTCGGGTTCAACGACGGGTATGCGCTGGCCATGCGGGCGAGCGACGCCGACCGGCTCGGCATACGCACGCTCAGCGACCTGTCGCGCCATCCGGAACTGCGGCTGGGCTTGTCCAGCGAATTCATCGGCCGCGCCGATGGATGGGGCGGACTGGCACGTCGCTATGGGTTGCCGCAGAAGCCCACCGGGCTGGATCACGGCCTGGCCTATGACGCGATCCAGAAACACCAGGTGGATGTGATCGACATCTACACCACCGACGCCAAGATCGACGTGCTGGGCCTGCGTACACTGGTCGACGACCAGGGCTATTTCCCGCGCTACGACGCCGTGGTCCTGTACCGGCTGGATGTGCCGGCGCGGTTCCCCGCGGCCTGGGCCGCCATGCGCACGCTGGCCGGCACCATCGACGAGCGGGCCATGATCGCGATGAATGCGCGTGCGGAGCTCGACGGCGTCCCGTTCGACGTGATCGCGCGCGATCGCCTGGCCGCGCCCGACGCTACGCCAGGCGCAGGGGACACCGAAAGCTACGGCTTCTGGCGCAAGCTCACCGGCCCCGATCTGGGCCGCCTGGCATGGCAGCACCTGATGCTGGTGTCCGTCGCCGTCGGCATCGCGGTGGTCGTCGCCGTGCCGGCTGGGGTATTCGTGTACAGCCGCCGGCGCCTGCGCGCCATCGTGCTGGGCATGACGGGCCTGTTGCAAACGGTGCCGTCCCTGGCCATGCTGGCCGTGCTGATTTCATTGACGGGTCGCATCGGCGCCGTGCCGGCACTGGCTGCGCTGACGCTGTATGCGCTGTTGCCGGTAATGCGCAATACCTGCGCCGGCCTGGACGAGGTATCGCCCGGCATGCGCATGGCCGCGACGGCGCTGGGCATGACGGCGGCCCAGCGCATGACGCTGGTCGAATTGCCCCTCGCACGCGCGACGATCGTGGCAGGCGTGCGCACGGCCAGCGCCATCGCGATTGGCACGGCCACCATCGCGGCGTTCATCGGCGCCGGCGGTTTCGGCGAGCGCATCGTAACGGGGCTGGCCTTGAACGACAGGCAGATGCTGCTGGCGGGCGCCTTGCCGGCCGCCGCCATGGCCTTGATCAGCGAACTGCTGTTCGAATTGCTCGAATGGCGGCTGCGCCGCAGCAGCGGCAAGGCCGGCCCCGCGCACGCCTGA
- a CDS encoding MGH1-like glycoside hydrolase domain-containing protein: MPPEQATPLSQTAEGQRLREADTAPWRRWGPYLSERQWGTVREDYSDNGTAWDYFPHDHARSRAYRWGEDGIAGFGDDRLRWCMSVALWNGRDPIIKERLFGLTNAEGNHGEDVKELYFYLDATPTHSYMRMMYRYPMSAFPYADLVAENAARGPDQPEYEILDTGVFDDQRYFDVTVEYAKHAPDDIVMRVTVENPSAEDATLHVLPQLWARNTWSWDGVSAKPSLELVPDRAGMAVLAQHPAYEPMVASARAPGTVQWLFCENETNVRRLFGNEGPGPFKDGINDYVVHGAADAVRRDAGTRVAAHTVLHLPPRGRTAVYFRLQPEARRDAAAVDMDAVIALRRAEADAFYACLQQDIEDADARLVQRQALAGLLWSKQYYEFDVTRWLDGDAAQPAPAARRRRGRNAEWRHLCNAEIISMPDKWEYPWYASWDLAFQAVALALVDPAFAKNQLLLLVKDRYQHPNGQLPAYEWAFGDGNPPVHAWATWRVYEIDRAWNGVPDHDFLELIFHKLLLNFGWWVNRRDADGRNIFQGGFLGLDNIGIFDRSAPLPTGGHIDQADGTAWMAAYALDMMRIALELATVNKTFVDIAVKFFEHFLYIAEAVNSGDECETGLWDEDDEFFYDSLHLPGQPALPMRVRSIVGLIPLFAVQVLEERVHGRLPGFKERLRWFLRHRPDLAKLVSRWTEPGKGNSALLSLLRGHRVKALLRRALDESEFLSPYGVRGLSQAHREHPFELRHNGQSFGIRYQPGESDSRVFGGNSNWRGPVWLPVNYMLIEAMYEFHRYYGEEFRVEYPTGSGRRHSLREIADALARRVTTLFLKDGQGERPSMAGYPLLQTDPASRDMVLFHEFFHGDTGRGLGASHQTGWTALVALLLQPRRREASGHVPDVSAGMPVGEADAVPLEADSRQ; encoded by the coding sequence ATGCCGCCGGAGCAAGCCACCCCATTGTCCCAGACCGCCGAGGGCCAGCGGCTGCGCGAGGCCGACACCGCGCCGTGGCGGCGCTGGGGGCCCTACCTGAGCGAACGCCAATGGGGCACCGTGCGGGAGGACTACAGCGATAACGGCACGGCGTGGGATTACTTCCCGCACGATCACGCGCGCAGCCGCGCCTATCGCTGGGGCGAAGACGGTATCGCCGGCTTTGGCGACGATCGCCTGCGGTGGTGCATGTCGGTGGCCTTGTGGAACGGCCGCGATCCCATCATCAAGGAGCGCCTGTTCGGCCTGACCAACGCCGAGGGCAATCATGGCGAGGACGTCAAGGAGCTTTACTTCTACCTTGACGCCACACCCACGCATTCCTATATGCGGATGATGTACCGGTATCCGATGTCCGCGTTTCCCTATGCGGATCTGGTGGCGGAGAACGCGGCGCGCGGCCCCGACCAGCCGGAATACGAGATCCTGGATACGGGCGTGTTCGACGACCAGCGCTATTTCGATGTCACGGTGGAGTATGCCAAGCACGCGCCCGACGATATCGTCATGCGCGTGACCGTCGAAAACCCCAGCGCGGAAGATGCGACGCTGCACGTGTTGCCCCAGCTGTGGGCACGCAATACGTGGTCGTGGGATGGCGTATCGGCCAAGCCTTCGCTCGAATTGGTGCCCGACCGCGCCGGCATGGCGGTACTGGCTCAGCATCCCGCCTACGAACCCATGGTGGCCTCGGCCCGCGCGCCCGGCACGGTGCAGTGGCTGTTCTGCGAAAACGAAACCAATGTGCGCCGGCTGTTCGGCAATGAGGGGCCGGGCCCGTTCAAGGACGGCATCAACGATTACGTCGTGCATGGGGCCGCCGACGCGGTACGGCGCGATGCCGGTACGCGCGTCGCGGCACATACCGTACTGCATCTGCCGCCGCGCGGTCGCACCGCAGTGTATTTCCGCCTGCAGCCCGAGGCGCGGCGCGATGCCGCAGCGGTCGATATGGACGCCGTGATCGCGCTGCGGCGCGCCGAGGCCGATGCCTTCTATGCCTGCCTGCAGCAGGACATCGAAGATGCGGACGCGCGGCTGGTGCAACGGCAGGCGCTGGCGGGGCTGTTGTGGTCCAAGCAGTATTACGAATTCGACGTGACGCGGTGGCTGGACGGTGATGCCGCGCAACCGGCGCCTGCGGCGCGCCGCCGTCGAGGCCGCAACGCGGAGTGGCGCCACCTGTGCAATGCCGAAATCATTTCCATGCCGGATAAATGGGAGTATCCCTGGTATGCCTCATGGGACCTCGCCTTCCAGGCGGTGGCCCTGGCCCTGGTCGATCCCGCCTTCGCCAAGAATCAGCTCCTGCTGCTGGTGAAGGACCGCTACCAGCATCCGAACGGACAACTGCCGGCCTATGAGTGGGCATTCGGCGACGGCAACCCGCCCGTGCATGCGTGGGCGACATGGCGCGTCTACGAAATCGACCGCGCCTGGAACGGCGTGCCGGACCACGACTTCCTGGAACTGATCTTCCACAAGCTGCTGTTGAACTTCGGCTGGTGGGTGAACCGGCGCGACGCCGACGGACGCAATATCTTCCAGGGCGGTTTCCTGGGCCTGGACAATATCGGTATTTTCGACCGCTCCGCGCCACTGCCCACCGGCGGGCACATCGACCAGGCGGATGGCACCGCCTGGATGGCCGCCTATGCGCTGGACATGATGCGCATCGCGCTGGAACTGGCCACGGTGAACAAGACCTTCGTCGATATCGCGGTCAAGTTCTTCGAGCACTTCCTGTACATCGCCGAGGCCGTCAACAGCGGCGACGAATGCGAAACCGGCCTGTGGGACGAAGACGATGAGTTTTTCTACGACTCGCTGCACCTGCCGGGCCAGCCGGCGCTGCCGATGCGCGTCCGCTCCATCGTGGGCCTGATTCCCCTGTTCGCCGTTCAAGTGCTGGAGGAACGGGTACATGGCCGTCTGCCCGGCTTCAAGGAACGCCTGCGCTGGTTCCTGCGCCATCGTCCCGACCTGGCCAAGCTGGTTTCGCGCTGGACGGAACCGGGCAAGGGCAATTCCGCGCTGCTGTCGCTGCTGCGCGGACATCGCGTCAAGGCGCTGCTGCGGCGCGCACTGGACGAATCGGAATTCCTGTCTCCGTACGGGGTGCGCGGCCTGTCGCAGGCCCATCGCGAGCATCCGTTCGAACTGCGGCACAACGGCCAGAGCTTCGGTATCCGTTACCAGCCGGGCGAATCGGATTCGCGCGTATTCGGCGGTAATTCCAACTGGCGCGGACCGGTGTGGCTGCCGGTGAACTACATGCTGATCGAGGCGATGTACGAGTTCCACCGCTATTACGGCGAGGAGTTCAGGGTTGAATACCCGACCGGCTCGGGCCGGCGCCATTCGCTGCGCGAGATCGCCGATGCGCTGGCGCGGCGCGTGACCACGCTGTTCCTGAAGGACGGGCAGGGAGAACGCCCGTCCATGGCCGGTTATCCGCTGTTGCAGACTGATCCCGCCTCACGCGACATGGTGCTGTTCCACGAGTTCTTCCACGGCGACACCGGCCGGGGCCTGGGCGCGTCGCACCAGACGGGGTGGACCGCCCTGGTCGCCTTGTTGCTGCAGCCGCGCCGGCGCGAAGCCAGCGGGCATGTGCCCGATGTCAGCGCCGGGATGCCGGTGGGCGAGGCCGACGCTGTTCCGCTGGAGGCGGACTCACGGCAGTAA
- a CDS encoding response regulator encodes MRILLVEDDRMIGESVFDGLRAENYAVDWEKHAKGADLALRTGPYDLVLLDLGLPDGDGLQLLRDLRTRRNRTPVLIATARDAVADRIAGLDAGADDYVIKPYDMHELLARMRALIRRSAGRAEPVFEHAGVSIDPHDRSARVNGEPVTLTAREWAVLEPLIARPGMILSRAQLEEKLYSWQEEISSNAVEVYIHGLRKKLGQRFIQNVRGVGYVIPKT; translated from the coding sequence ATGCGTATTCTTTTGGTGGAAGACGACAGGATGATCGGCGAGAGCGTGTTCGACGGCCTGCGCGCCGAAAACTACGCGGTGGATTGGGAAAAGCATGCCAAGGGCGCCGACCTGGCGCTGCGCACGGGCCCGTATGATCTCGTCCTGCTCGACCTTGGACTGCCGGATGGCGACGGACTGCAATTGCTGCGCGACCTGCGCACGCGCCGCAACCGTACCCCGGTACTGATCGCGACCGCGCGCGATGCCGTTGCCGACCGCATTGCCGGACTCGACGCCGGCGCGGACGACTACGTCATCAAACCTTACGACATGCACGAACTATTGGCGCGCATGCGCGCGCTGATCCGGCGCAGCGCCGGGCGCGCCGAGCCGGTGTTCGAGCATGCCGGCGTCAGCATCGACCCGCATGACCGTTCCGCCCGCGTGAACGGCGAACCCGTGACCCTCACGGCGCGCGAGTGGGCGGTACTCGAACCGCTGATCGCGCGTCCCGGCATGATTCTTTCGCGGGCGCAATTGGAAGAAAAACTGTACAGCTGGCAGGAAGAAATCAGCAGCAACGCCGTCGAGGTCTATATTCACGGGTTACGCAAAAAACTCGGCCAGCGCTTTATCCAGAACGTGCGTGGGGTCGGCTACGTCATTCCCAAGACATGA
- the otsB gene encoding trehalose-phosphatase: MNSVDRTSIPVTTENLDKHALLFDLDGTLAPIAATPQQAHVPAETLQVLGRLHKRAGGALAIVSGRPLAQIDSLVHPLVLCGAGLHGAQWREPDGKIHELPVDTGAVASMVQSLSPMVERWPGLQLEHKGLSLALHYRNAPDHEHDVRIAAESAVQSHADRFVLQPGKMVVEIKPRQASKAAAINRLMGLAPFAGRVPLFAGDDLTDEAGFQAVKALGGVTIKIGEGDTAADFRLPTPAALASWLALL, encoded by the coding sequence ATGAATAGCGTGGATCGCACTTCCATACCCGTCACAACGGAAAACCTGGACAAGCATGCATTGTTGTTCGACCTGGACGGAACGCTGGCGCCCATCGCCGCGACGCCGCAGCAGGCGCACGTGCCCGCCGAGACGTTGCAGGTCCTGGGGCGACTGCATAAGCGCGCCGGCGGCGCGCTGGCGATCGTATCGGGGCGTCCCCTGGCGCAGATCGACAGCCTGGTCCACCCGCTGGTCCTGTGCGGCGCGGGCCTGCATGGCGCGCAGTGGCGCGAGCCGGACGGCAAGATACATGAACTGCCGGTCGACACCGGCGCGGTGGCATCCATGGTGCAAAGCCTGAGTCCCATGGTGGAACGGTGGCCGGGACTGCAACTGGAACACAAAGGGCTGTCGTTGGCGCTGCACTATCGGAACGCGCCGGACCACGAACACGATGTACGCATTGCGGCCGAATCGGCAGTCCAGTCCCATGCCGACCGTTTCGTGCTGCAGCCAGGGAAGATGGTCGTGGAAATAAAGCCGCGCCAGGCGAGCAAGGCAGCGGCCATCAACCGGCTGATGGGATTGGCGCCTTTTGCCGGACGTGTGCCCTTGTTCGCCGGGGATGACCTGACGGACGAGGCCGGCTTCCAGGCCGTCAAGGCGCTCGGGGGCGTCACGATCAAGATAGGAGAAGGCGACACCGCCGCGGACTTCCGGCTGCCCACGCCCGCCGCATTGGCCAGCTGGCTGGCGCTTTTATGA